From Vreelandella neptunia, the proteins below share one genomic window:
- a CDS encoding amino acid ABC transporter ATP-binding protein, whose amino-acid sequence MVEMRNVNKWYGDFHVLRDIYLEVKRGERIVVCGPSGSGKSTLIRCINHLEEHQKGEIVVGGVPLTQDVKRIEQIRRSVGMVFQHFNLFPHLTVLENCCIAPMWVQKKPRKEAEALAMEYLERVRIAEQATKYPGQLSGGQQQRVAIARSLCMHPDVMLFDEPTSALDPEMIKEVLDVMVELAEEGMTMICVTHEMGFAKKVADRVIFMDQGQIIEENAPEPFFNDPQSERTKLFLSQILGH is encoded by the coding sequence TACTGCGGGACATCTACCTTGAAGTAAAACGCGGTGAGCGTATCGTGGTTTGCGGCCCTTCGGGTTCGGGTAAATCAACGCTGATTCGCTGCATTAACCACCTTGAAGAGCACCAGAAAGGTGAAATTGTGGTGGGTGGCGTACCGCTGACCCAAGACGTTAAGCGTATTGAGCAGATTCGTCGCAGTGTCGGCATGGTATTTCAGCACTTCAATCTATTCCCGCATTTAACGGTGCTGGAAAACTGCTGTATCGCGCCAATGTGGGTACAAAAGAAGCCCCGCAAAGAGGCCGAAGCGCTGGCCATGGAGTATCTGGAGCGCGTGCGCATTGCCGAGCAGGCGACTAAGTACCCAGGGCAGCTCTCCGGTGGTCAGCAGCAGCGTGTAGCGATTGCCCGCTCACTGTGCATGCACCCTGACGTCATGCTGTTTGACGAACCCACCTCCGCCCTCGACCCCGAGATGATCAAGGAAGTACTCGACGTTATGGTGGAGCTTGCGGAAGAAGGCATGACCATGATCTGTGTAACCCACGAAATGGGCTTCGCCAAAAAAGTGGCTGACCGGGTCATCTTTATGGATCAAGGTCAAATCATTGAAGAGAATGCGCCAGAGCCGTTCTTTAATGACCCGCAGTCTGAGCGTACCAAACTGTTCCTTAGCCAGATTCTGGGGCACTAA